The following proteins are encoded in a genomic region of Tenebrio molitor chromosome 7, icTenMoli1.1, whole genome shotgun sequence:
- the LOC138135087 gene encoding transcription initiation factor TFIID subunit 7-like, with translation MYKGHEADSPAELESQFILRLPEEPSRVLSEAIRNNSTLKDRLSIKIENDMRHGEVRVDHWLLPAKVMDLPTIVESLKTIDYKGIYKTADICQMLVCKEEDDQATTDEDSPQKSKRKDPNKVENKYLIPHGITPPAKNVRKRSGRNAGPRHALGQSERPTGPELSPIAYRFWRTVIKKVLSVCPSNKPAIIEAGEMQTLAMHLANPSGRLVQNCLWTLRNLSDAATKVDGLEGLLSSLVQVLNSQDVHVVTCASGILSNLTCNNQRNKVTVCQAEHDIFGGAVSDSEEEDAHINVLELDENSQNPAEDSHLTNSNSVMMNSANSKLLTEFTSEMFRDMQNSPSLRNGLLSTTFN, from the exons ATGTATAAAGGACACGAAGCTGATTCCCCCGCTGAACTCGAATCGCAGTTTATTTTGCGTTTACCGGAAGAGCCTAGTCGAGTGTTGAGTGAAGCAATTAGGAACAATAGCACATTGAAAGATAgactttcaattaaaattgaaaatgataTGCGACATGGAGAAGTACGGGTTGATCACTGGCTTTTACCAGCTAAAGTAATGGATTTACCTACTATTGTTGAATCTCTTAAAACCATTGACTATAAAGGTATTTATAAAACTGCTGATATATGTCAAATGTTAGTTTGCAAAGAAGAAGATGATCAGGCAACCACTGATGAAGATTCTCCTCAAAAATCTAAAAGAAAGGATCCAAATAAAGTTGAAAACAAGTATTTAATACCTCATGGAATTACACCTCCagcaaaaaatgtaagaaaaAGAAGCGGGAGGAATGCAGGCCCTCGCCATGCACTTGGGCAATCCGAGCGGCCGACTGGTCCAGAATTGTCACCAATTGCTTACAGATTTTGGCGTACGGTAATCAAGAAA GTTTTGTCGGTTTGTCCCAGCAACAAGCCCGCAATCATAGAGGCGGGAGAAATGCAGACCCTCGCCATGCACTTGGCCAATCCAAGCGGTCGACTGGTCCAGAACTGTCTGTGGACTTTACGTAATTTATCCGACGCTGCAACCAAAGTTGACGGTTTAGAAGGCTTGCTCAGTTCGCTAGTGCAAGTCCTAAACTCCCAAGACGTTCACGTGGTCACTTGCGCCTCAGGAATCCTATCCAATCTGACGTGCAACAATCAACGTAACAAAGTCACCGTCTGCCAA gcaGAACATGATATATTTGGAGGTGCTGTTAGTGATTCGGAAGAAGAAGATGCTCATATTAATGTGCTAGAATTAGAtgaaaatagtcaaaatccTGCAGAAGATAGTCATCTTACTAATTCCAATTCTGTAATGATGAATTCagcaaattcaaaattgttaaCTGAATTCACTAGTGAAATGTTTAGAGATATGCAGAATTCACCTTCGTTGAGAAATGGATTACTATCAACAACCTTCAACTAA